From Shewanella yunxiaonensis, the proteins below share one genomic window:
- the pflA gene encoding pyruvate formate lyase 1-activating protein translates to MTVTGRIHSVESFGTVDGPGIRFIAFMQGCLMRCKYCHNRDTWDLDDGKDVTVDELMEQVLSYRPFYESSGGGVTASGGEAVLQAEFVAAWFKACKQNGIHTCLDTNGFVRKYTPVIDELLDNTDLVMLDIKQMDDAKHIDLTKVSNQRTLQFAQYLAKRQQKTWIRYVVVGGYTDDEISAEMLAKFIEPMKNVEKVELLPYHELGKHKWLAMGETYELEGVAPPSHETMEKIKAVFTKHGINTCY, encoded by the coding sequence ATGACAGTTACAGGAAGAATCCATTCGGTTGAATCCTTTGGCACAGTAGATGGCCCCGGCATTCGTTTCATTGCATTTATGCAGGGGTGTCTGATGCGCTGCAAATACTGTCATAACCGTGACACCTGGGATTTGGATGACGGCAAAGACGTCACGGTCGATGAACTGATGGAGCAAGTGCTCAGTTATCGACCGTTCTATGAGTCCAGTGGTGGCGGTGTTACCGCCAGTGGTGGGGAGGCCGTGCTGCAGGCTGAGTTTGTAGCCGCATGGTTTAAAGCCTGCAAACAAAACGGTATTCACACTTGTCTCGACACCAATGGTTTTGTACGCAAATACACACCGGTGATCGATGAACTGCTAGACAACACAGACCTGGTGATGCTTGATATTAAACAGATGGATGATGCTAAACATATCGATCTGACCAAAGTGAGCAATCAGCGGACGTTACAGTTTGCACAGTACCTTGCGAAGCGGCAACAAAAGACCTGGATTCGCTATGTTGTGGTAGGTGGCTACACTGACGATGAAATTTCGGCCGAAATGCTAGCCAAGTTCATTGAGCCCATGAAAAATGTGGAAAAAGTGGAGCTGTTACCGTATCACGAACTAGGAAAGCACAAGTGGTTAGCTATGGGTGAGACATACGAGTTAGAAGGTGTCGCACCACCAAGCCATGAAACCATGGAGAAGATCAAAGCAGTGTTCACCAAACACGGGATTAATACCTGTTATTAA
- the xthA gene encoding exodeoxyribonuclease III, with amino-acid sequence MKIVSFNINGLRARLHQLQALIDCHQPDIIGLQETKVHDEAFPLAEVEAMGYQVQYHGGKAHYGVALLSKVEPLKVHKGFPTDAEDAQRRLIAGEFMQANGRLLTVINGYFPQGENIAHEVKYPAKRKFYADLMRWLSSSFSPEQDIAIIGDMNISPIDLDIGIGDVNAKRWLQTGKCSFQPEERQWFNTLLDWGLVDTFRQLHPQREQRYSWFDYRSRGFDDNRGLRIDTILASAPLALRLKESDVDYDLRSMEKPSDHAPIWSTFDCGK; translated from the coding sequence ATGAAAATTGTTTCATTCAATATCAATGGATTGCGTGCGCGGCTCCATCAGTTACAAGCGTTGATTGACTGCCATCAGCCAGACATTATTGGGCTTCAGGAAACAAAAGTGCACGATGAAGCCTTCCCATTAGCTGAAGTTGAAGCGATGGGTTACCAAGTACAATATCATGGCGGGAAAGCCCATTATGGCGTGGCTTTACTGTCAAAAGTTGAACCATTGAAGGTGCATAAAGGCTTTCCCACAGATGCCGAAGATGCTCAGAGACGTCTGATTGCAGGAGAGTTTATGCAAGCTAACGGGCGTCTATTAACTGTCATCAACGGTTACTTCCCGCAAGGTGAAAACATTGCGCATGAAGTGAAATATCCTGCCAAAAGAAAGTTCTATGCTGATTTAATGCGGTGGTTGAGCAGCAGCTTTAGTCCTGAACAAGATATTGCGATTATTGGCGATATGAATATCTCCCCTATCGATCTTGACATCGGCATTGGTGACGTTAACGCCAAACGCTGGTTACAAACAGGGAAATGCAGTTTTCAGCCTGAAGAGCGGCAATGGTTTAACACCTTATTGGATTGGGGACTTGTCGATACGTTCAGACAACTTCATCCGCAACGGGAACAACGTTACTCTTGGTTTGATTACCGCAGTCGTGGATTTGACGACAATCGAGGCCTGCGCATTGACACCATCCTCGCAAGCGCACCTTTAGCTCTGCGTTTGAAGGAGTCAGATGTAGATTATGATTTAAGGTCCATGGAAAAACCTTCAGATCACGCACCTATCTGGAGTACGTTTGACTGCGGCAAATAA
- a CDS encoding YciI family protein — MWYMISAQDVENSLENRLSVRPAHLARLQLLADDGRLMVAGPHPAVDSDNPGAAGFTGSLVVAEFESLEAAKAWADAEPYVAAGVYASVIVKPFKPVLP, encoded by the coding sequence ATGTGGTACATGATCTCAGCACAAGATGTTGAAAACAGCTTAGAAAACCGTTTATCAGTACGCCCAGCTCACCTTGCGCGTCTGCAATTGCTCGCTGACGATGGGCGCTTGATGGTCGCAGGGCCACACCCCGCCGTAGACAGTGATAATCCAGGCGCAGCCGGTTTTACAGGTTCACTGGTGGTCGCTGAGTTTGAATCGCTGGAAGCAGCAAAAGCCTGGGCTGATGCAGAGCCTTATGTTGCTGCTGGGGTTTATGCCAGCGTCATTGTTAAACCTTTCAAACCGGTTCTGCCGTAA
- a CDS encoding IS3 family transposase (programmed frameshift) gives MATSTNSSRKRTQRDYTLTFKLGVVERVEKGEMTYKQAQQRFGIQGKTTVLVWLRKHGRLNWSKPFQHPLMPHSKETPAQTIKRLERELAEEKLRNQILNGMVDIMDNEYGAGLRKKLLIRYVWQAKAKREINLAAVCRAVGISRQGVYQAVARMNSRRAELSVIKDSVQYWRKYMPRLGTRKLYTLIKPMLIEQDIKLGRDGFFTYLRNEGLLVKPKRSYTKTTFSKHWMKKHPNLLKADGLHDAAHVLVSDITYLESDQGVHYLSLVTDAVSRKIVGHHLSSDMKADSVVKALKMAVSDKRYIANAVHHSDRGAQYCSAVYQDALKASQIQPSMTDGYDCYQNALAERVNGILKQEFFLYRCKTLEELKRLVRESIAIYNEMRPHLSLDMATPNQVHNRKGQLRELA, from the exons ATGGCGACATCAACTAACTCAAGCCGTAAGCGCACGCAACGTGATTACACCTTAACCTTTAAATTAGGTGTCGTAGAACGTGTCGAAAAAGGCGAGATGACGTACAAACAAGCCCAGCAGCGCTTTGGCATTCAGGGTAAGACAACCGTACTCGTTTGGCTCAGAAAGCATGGTAGACTCAATTGGTCGAAACCCTTTCAGCATCCCCTTATGCCACATTCAAAAGAAACCCCAGCACAAACTATCAAGCGCCTTGAGCGTGAGTTAGCCGAAGAGAAACTGCGTAACCAAATCCTCAATGGTATGGTCGATATCATGGATAATGAATACGGAGCTGGTTTAAGAAAAAAGT TACTTATCCGGTATGTCTGGCAAGCCAAAGCCAAAAGAGAAATAAACCTGGCAGCCGTATGTCGTGCTGTCGGTATTTCAAGGCAAGGTGTTTACCAGGCAGTTGCCCGGATGAATAGTCGGAGAGCGGAATTATCGGTCATCAAAGACTCCGTACAATACTGGCGTAAATATATGCCGCGATTGGGCACACGCAAGCTCTACACATTGATAAAACCTATGCTGATTGAACAGGATATCAAACTCGGACGGGATGGATTCTTTACCTATTTGAGAAATGAGGGCTTGCTGGTGAAGCCTAAGCGAAGTTACACCAAAACGACGTTTAGCAAGCACTGGATGAAGAAGCATCCCAACCTGCTGAAAGCAGACGGGCTGCATGATGCAGCGCATGTACTGGTCAGCGATATCACCTATCTTGAGTCAGACCAAGGCGTGCACTATCTGTCACTGGTTACCGATGCCGTATCACGCAAGATAGTCGGCCATCACTTGAGTTCGGACATGAAAGCAGACAGCGTGGTGAAAGCGCTGAAAATGGCGGTTAGCGATAAGCGCTATATCGCTAATGCAGTGCATCACTCAGACCGGGGAGCGCAATATTGCTCAGCCGTTTACCAGGATGCGCTGAAGGCGAGTCAAATCCAGCCGTCAATGACAGACGGTTATGATTGCTACCAAAATGCGTTAGCTGAGAGAGTGAATGGCATACTGAAGCAGGAGTTTTTCCTGTATCGATGTAAAACGCTGGAAGAGCTGAAGAGACTTGTTCGAGAATCGATAGCGATATATAACGAAATGAGACCACACCTGAGTTTAGATATGGCAACACCCAATCAGGTGCACAATAGAAAAGGCCAGCTACGGGAGCTGGCCTAA
- the pta gene encoding phosphate acetyltransferase → MSRNIMLIPIGTSVGLTSISLGIVRALERHGVKVRFFKPIAQLRPDDKGPERSTTILSKSPTVNPLEPFDMVHAEALIRADQTDVLMEQIIARVSESVGATETLIVEGLVHTRSHHFADDINYAVAKALDADIIFVATPGNDTPNALMNRLEIAYHSWGGAQNKRLIGAIVNKIGAPVDEEGRTRPDLSEMFDHDPSQHIDTVGMFQLPGKSPLRILGSVPYNLDLVSPRASDLAKHLSARILNAGEMHTRRLRKVTFCARSLPNMVTHIKTDSLLVTSGDRSDVIVSACLAAMNGVKIGALLLSGGYEPEPAIMELCEQAFETGLPVFLIDSNTWQTSLNIQRFDHEVPVDDAVRIDLVQEYVASHIDQSWIESVTENSPRENRLSPPAFRYKLTELARAARKTVVLPEGDEPRTIKAAAICAERGIARCVLLGKRDEIIRIANLQGVTLGEDIEIIDPDEVRENYVQPMLELRRGKGLTEVVAREQLEDNMVLGTMMLAQDEVDGIVSGAVHTTANTIRPPLQLIKTAPGSSLVSSIFFMLMPDQVLVYGDCAINPDPNAEQLADIAIQSAESAKAFGIEPRVAMISYSTGNSGSGSDVDKVREATRIAKEKRPDLVIDGPLQYDAAVMPNVARSKAPDSPVAGKATVFVFPDLNTGNTTYKAVQRSADLISIGPMLQGMRKPVNDLSRGALVDDIVYTIALTAIQATQN, encoded by the coding sequence ATGTCCCGTAACATTATGTTAATCCCTATTGGAACCAGCGTTGGCCTGACTTCCATCAGTTTGGGGATAGTACGCGCGTTGGAGCGTCACGGTGTCAAAGTGCGTTTTTTCAAGCCTATTGCACAGCTTCGTCCTGACGATAAAGGTCCAGAACGTTCCACCACCATTCTGAGTAAATCTCCAACCGTAAACCCGCTGGAACCATTTGATATGGTTCATGCGGAAGCTCTGATCCGAGCGGATCAGACCGATGTGCTGATGGAGCAGATTATCGCGCGGGTCTCTGAGTCGGTTGGCGCTACTGAGACATTGATTGTGGAAGGTCTGGTACACACACGCAGTCACCATTTTGCTGATGATATTAACTACGCCGTTGCCAAGGCATTAGATGCCGATATCATCTTCGTCGCGACCCCAGGAAATGACACGCCAAATGCCCTGATGAATCGTCTGGAAATTGCTTATCATTCATGGGGTGGAGCCCAGAATAAACGGCTGATCGGTGCCATCGTCAACAAGATTGGCGCACCAGTGGATGAAGAAGGCCGTACCCGTCCTGACTTGTCTGAAATGTTCGACCATGATCCGAGTCAGCACATTGATACTGTTGGTATGTTCCAGTTACCGGGCAAAAGTCCATTGCGGATCCTCGGTAGCGTACCTTATAACCTAGATCTGGTATCACCACGTGCGTCTGATCTGGCGAAACATCTGAGCGCCCGGATCCTGAATGCCGGTGAAATGCACACTCGCCGTCTTCGTAAAGTGACGTTCTGTGCCAGATCACTGCCCAACATGGTCACTCATATTAAAACTGATTCACTGTTAGTAACTTCCGGCGACCGCTCTGATGTGATTGTCTCAGCCTGTCTGGCGGCAATGAACGGCGTGAAAATCGGGGCACTGCTATTGAGCGGCGGTTATGAGCCAGAACCTGCGATTATGGAACTGTGTGAACAGGCTTTCGAAACTGGATTACCGGTTTTCTTGATCGATAGCAATACCTGGCAAACCTCACTCAACATCCAACGTTTTGATCATGAAGTGCCCGTTGATGATGCGGTCCGTATCGACCTGGTACAGGAATATGTCGCCAGTCATATTGATCAGAGCTGGATTGAAAGTGTCACTGAAAACTCGCCTCGCGAAAACAGACTATCACCACCAGCATTCCGTTATAAATTAACTGAACTGGCGAGAGCTGCGCGCAAAACCGTGGTACTGCCTGAAGGTGATGAACCGCGGACCATTAAGGCTGCGGCAATCTGCGCCGAGCGCGGTATTGCACGCTGTGTGTTACTGGGTAAACGCGATGAGATTATCCGTATTGCCAATCTACAGGGTGTAACCCTGGGTGAAGATATCGAAATTATTGACCCCGATGAAGTACGCGAAAACTACGTACAACCAATGTTGGAATTGCGTCGTGGTAAAGGCCTGACAGAAGTCGTTGCCCGCGAGCAACTGGAAGACAACATGGTACTGGGTACGATGATGTTAGCGCAGGATGAAGTTGATGGTATTGTTTCTGGTGCCGTACATACAACAGCAAACACCATCCGCCCACCGTTACAGTTAATTAAAACTGCTCCGGGGTCTAGCCTGGTTTCTTCCATCTTCTTTATGTTGATGCCGGATCAAGTGTTGGTCTACGGTGACTGCGCTATTAACCCCGATCCAAACGCTGAACAACTGGCAGATATTGCGATTCAATCCGCTGAATCGGCAAAAGCGTTCGGGATTGAACCTCGAGTGGCAATGATCAGTTACTCTACTGGTAACTCTGGCAGTGGTTCTGATGTAGATAAAGTGCGTGAGGCCACCCGTATCGCCAAAGAAAAACGTCCAGATTTGGTGATTGACGGTCCATTACAGTATGACGCAGCCGTAATGCCTAACGTAGCACGCTCTAAAGCACCAGACAGTCCTGTTGCCGGTAAAGCTACCGTATTTGTATTCCCCGATCTGAATACCGGTAACACCACCTATAAAGCGGTGCAGCGTAGTGCAGACCTCATCAGTATTGGACCAATGTTGCAAGGTATGCGTAAGCCAGTAAATGATCTCTCCCGCGGAGCACTGGTAGACGATATTGTTTATACCATTGCGCTAACGGCGATTCAGGCAACGCAAAACTAA
- the yfbV gene encoding terminus macrodomain insulation protein YfbV — MNSGILKTLSDGQHYMKTWPMVRQLGYHFPEFRVIRATRLATTLMPGLALLAGGSQLYLYGWAYLPQALATILFFISMPLQGIFWLGWRARHPLPLSLLEWGNQLNARLIEQGASSRPLGAKACYMDMAVILKLAFERLEASFWDEI, encoded by the coding sequence TTGAATTCAGGTATCCTTAAAACCTTGAGCGATGGTCAGCATTATATGAAGACCTGGCCCATGGTCCGACAATTGGGGTATCACTTTCCCGAGTTTCGCGTGATCCGCGCAACGCGTTTGGCAACTACCTTGATGCCGGGGTTGGCCCTGCTTGCTGGCGGCAGCCAGCTGTATTTATATGGATGGGCCTATTTGCCTCAGGCATTAGCTACCATCCTGTTTTTTATCAGTATGCCGCTCCAGGGGATCTTCTGGTTGGGATGGCGTGCTCGTCATCCGCTACCGTTATCTCTGCTGGAGTGGGGAAATCAACTCAACGCCAGATTAATTGAACAAGGCGCGAGTTCTCGTCCACTTGGTGCTAAAGCCTGTTACATGGATATGGCAGTGATTCTGAAGCTGGCATTTGAGCGTCTTGAAGCCAGTTTCTGGGACGAGATTTAA
- a CDS encoding septation protein A, which produces MKQLLDFLPLIIFFAVYKLYDIYIASGVLVAATALQLIISYAIYRKLEKLHVITFVVVAIFGSLTLFLHDDVFIKWKVTIVYALMALALVVSQWLKRPVLKSMLGNELKVDDRIWARVTWYWVLFFALCSLANLYVAFHLSQETWVNFKVFGLTAATLLNTVITVLYLFKHIPEEQRKELK; this is translated from the coding sequence ATGAAGCAGTTACTGGACTTTCTCCCTCTCATCATCTTCTTTGCTGTCTATAAGTTATACGACATCTATATCGCCAGTGGCGTATTGGTTGCCGCTACCGCACTTCAGTTGATTATTAGTTACGCCATTTACCGCAAATTGGAAAAATTGCACGTCATCACTTTTGTGGTGGTCGCGATTTTTGGTTCGCTGACGTTGTTTTTACATGATGATGTTTTCATCAAATGGAAAGTCACCATTGTTTATGCCTTAATGGCACTGGCATTGGTTGTCAGCCAGTGGCTTAAGCGACCAGTGCTAAAATCTATGCTGGGAAATGAGCTCAAAGTCGATGATCGGATCTGGGCCAGAGTCACCTGGTATTGGGTGCTGTTTTTTGCGTTATGTAGCCTTGCTAACCTGTATGTGGCGTTTCACCTGAGTCAGGAGACATGGGTCAACTTCAAGGTGTTTGGCCTGACCGCTGCCACGCTACTCAACACAGTGATTACTGTTTTATATCTGTTTAAACACATACCCGAAGAACAACGGAAGGAACTTAAATAA
- the ackA gene encoding acetate kinase: MSNKLVLVLNCGSSSLKFAVIDALTGEAEVSGLAECFGLKDSRIKWKYNGEKHEMSLGAYTAHREAVEFIVDKILGPLPELSSKILAIGHRIVHGGEKFTRSVIVDDSVIDGIEECASLAPLHNPAHLIGIRAAIASFPNLPQVTVFDTAFHQSMPERAYIYALPYKLYREHSIRRYGMHGTSHLFVSRQAAKMLDKPVEELCLISAHLGNGASVTAIKGGKSVDTSMGLTPLEGLVMGTRSGDMDPSIVYHLVHQLGYTVDEVNTMLNKQSGLLGISELTSDCRGIEEGYAEGHKGATLALEIFCYRLAKYIASYTVPLGRLDAIIFTGGIGENSNLVRQKVLENLAIFNFEVDDERNKAARFGNEGIITADGSPIAMVVPTNEEWVIAADALKLIES; encoded by the coding sequence ATGTCAAATAAACTGGTATTGGTTTTAAACTGCGGCAGCTCATCATTGAAGTTTGCCGTAATAGATGCACTCACAGGGGAAGCCGAAGTATCTGGGCTGGCTGAGTGCTTCGGTTTGAAGGATTCGCGCATCAAGTGGAAATATAACGGTGAAAAGCACGAAATGTCGCTGGGAGCCTACACTGCGCACCGTGAAGCGGTTGAGTTTATCGTAGATAAAATCCTCGGACCACTTCCGGAATTATCTTCAAAGATTCTGGCAATCGGTCATCGTATCGTACATGGTGGCGAAAAATTCACCCGTTCTGTCATTGTTGATGACTCTGTCATTGATGGTATTGAAGAATGTGCCTCACTCGCGCCGCTGCATAACCCGGCCCACCTTATCGGTATCCGTGCGGCCATTGCATCGTTTCCTAACTTACCGCAAGTCACGGTATTTGATACGGCCTTCCATCAGTCAATGCCAGAGCGGGCTTACATCTACGCCCTACCCTATAAGTTATACCGTGAACATAGCATTCGTCGTTACGGTATGCATGGTACCAGCCATCTGTTTGTCAGCCGCCAAGCGGCAAAAATGCTCGATAAGCCTGTTGAAGAGTTGTGTCTGATTTCCGCACATTTAGGTAACGGCGCGTCAGTCACCGCGATAAAAGGTGGCAAAAGTGTGGATACCTCAATGGGCCTGACACCGCTGGAAGGTTTAGTCATGGGAACGCGCAGTGGCGATATGGATCCTTCAATTGTCTACCACTTAGTGCATCAGTTGGGTTACACCGTTGATGAAGTCAATACCATGCTGAATAAGCAAAGTGGCCTTTTGGGGATCTCAGAACTGACTAGCGACTGCCGCGGTATTGAAGAAGGTTACGCCGAAGGGCACAAAGGCGCCACGCTGGCTTTAGAGATCTTCTGTTACCGACTGGCCAAATATATCGCCTCTTATACCGTACCGTTAGGACGTTTGGATGCCATTATCTTCACCGGTGGTATTGGTGAAAACTCCAACTTAGTACGCCAAAAGGTATTAGAAAATCTGGCTATCTTTAATTTTGAGGTAGACGACGAACGTAACAAAGCCGCTCGCTTTGGCAATGAGGGGATCATCACTGCTGATGGCAGCCCGATTGCCATGGTAGTGCCCACCAACGAAGAGTGGGTCATTGCAGCAGATGCATTAAAACTGATTGAATCATGA
- a CDS encoding VolA/Pla-1 family phospholipase, which produces MNRLIVVTTTIVALGLTACGGDSYDELKDSTEPLVPETHLVFDPANSAIPVPNDLLLSGTLDGTLNMPGESAGDYTDPQLALGALDGWSTTQPITIGFAPSTDSNGNAIGLLASSVTQPGAIRLFEAVSGGPLSTQAACQAEAAVSACEVSDELTWGEDFITQVSGNNIIVVPLKPLKPAHSYLYVATTLIKDTEGRSVAPSTTYALLKMDIETHPLETAEQLMLQTLVNSYEKVLTDTYGIDSASIIYAGLFTTQSVSNVYEAVKLMMLQSNSAYAPSWVQAPVATGYTAATTAGLTVADGTAYVLADMADVYTASIKLPIYGDCSSASCSTIDGHWVALGDSPVAVLQALQNGSLSQSHFAEQAMAYGIDPSAALADLSLLVGKTWTLDDGSNADLTRNLTRFNPIPAIKGYETVPLLITVPNATKLAAFYASQGKTFSAPTTGWPATIAMHGLGGGKEMALAYAGSYAAAGVAVVAMDMPLHGARSFDANGDGTYEVSATDPSFGAVIGKPNAFTNGSALVFVNIASTLSVRDNFRQATVDHLALRLALGGLSATQAATGATPLFDADKMTAQGLSLGAIVGTDFATYASSGLIDPISGNALPNYYGIKGVSLVAPSGGLAGSFAGSATFSPVLYASITASDTFKALVTAANTEGYAEDSAEYAALVSSVYQSFLPTFAFAVQTAIDSSDPISQVSMLQASGLPVHLIEIVGDGAGNKPDQVLPNSVSGFPLSGTEPLITNLGLNCVDTSASSGAVRFTKGHHSSIANPSEVSGVTDGMAAAATAEMQAEVATFAATAAAGAPAIVITNPLVIQSCSN; this is translated from the coding sequence CAGTACCGAACCATTAGTGCCAGAGACGCATCTTGTGTTCGATCCGGCTAATTCTGCGATACCTGTGCCAAACGACTTGCTGCTCAGCGGCACGCTTGATGGCACACTCAATATGCCGGGAGAAAGTGCGGGCGATTATACTGATCCGCAGTTAGCGTTGGGGGCGCTAGATGGTTGGTCGACAACACAGCCTATCACTATTGGTTTTGCACCATCGACTGATAGTAATGGTAACGCGATTGGACTGTTGGCGTCTTCTGTAACTCAGCCTGGGGCCATACGTCTGTTTGAAGCGGTAAGCGGTGGACCATTATCAACGCAAGCTGCGTGTCAGGCTGAAGCAGCTGTTAGTGCTTGTGAGGTGAGTGATGAATTGACGTGGGGAGAGGATTTTATCACTCAGGTATCAGGTAACAATATCATCGTTGTGCCACTAAAACCGTTGAAGCCCGCGCACTCCTACCTGTATGTGGCAACGACGTTAATTAAGGATACAGAAGGTCGCAGTGTTGCACCGTCTACTACGTATGCATTGTTGAAAATGGATATTGAAACCCATCCACTGGAAACAGCAGAACAACTGATGTTACAGACATTAGTCAATAGCTATGAAAAAGTTCTCACAGACACTTATGGCATTGATAGTGCTAGCATTATCTATGCTGGACTCTTCACAACTCAGTCTGTCAGCAATGTATATGAAGCCGTTAAATTGATGATGTTACAAAGCAATTCTGCTTATGCCCCGAGCTGGGTGCAAGCCCCTGTCGCTACGGGCTATACCGCCGCAACCACAGCAGGATTAACGGTGGCGGATGGTACCGCTTATGTTCTAGCGGATATGGCCGACGTTTATACTGCTTCCATTAAGTTACCGATTTATGGTGATTGTTCTTCTGCCAGCTGTAGCACTATCGATGGTCATTGGGTAGCGCTGGGCGATAGTCCGGTCGCAGTATTGCAGGCATTACAGAATGGTAGCTTGAGCCAAAGTCATTTTGCAGAGCAAGCTATGGCTTACGGCATTGATCCGAGTGCAGCGTTAGCTGATCTGTCTTTACTTGTTGGTAAAACCTGGACATTGGATGATGGCAGTAATGCTGATCTAACCCGAAACCTTACGCGCTTTAATCCTATCCCAGCCATTAAAGGCTATGAAACCGTACCGTTGCTCATTACGGTACCCAACGCGACCAAACTGGCCGCATTTTATGCTAGTCAGGGAAAAACCTTTAGCGCACCGACCACAGGTTGGCCTGCCACGATAGCCATGCATGGACTTGGGGGCGGTAAGGAGATGGCTTTAGCTTATGCGGGGAGTTATGCCGCAGCAGGGGTGGCTGTTGTTGCGATGGATATGCCATTACACGGTGCACGATCGTTTGATGCTAATGGCGATGGGACCTATGAGGTTTCTGCTACCGACCCATCGTTTGGTGCTGTTATTGGTAAGCCCAATGCTTTTACTAATGGCAGCGCGTTAGTGTTTGTGAATATTGCCAGTACACTGTCAGTGCGTGATAACTTCCGCCAGGCGACTGTTGACCATCTAGCATTGCGTTTGGCTTTAGGTGGATTAAGTGCAACTCAGGCCGCTACCGGTGCAACACCGTTATTTGATGCAGATAAAATGACTGCTCAAGGCCTGAGCTTGGGAGCAATCGTTGGCACTGACTTTGCGACTTATGCAAGCAGTGGCTTGATTGATCCAATCAGCGGTAATGCTTTACCTAATTATTATGGTATTAAAGGGGTATCATTAGTGGCGCCAAGTGGTGGTCTGGCTGGAAGCTTTGCGGGTTCTGCCACCTTCTCTCCGGTGCTTTATGCCAGTATTACTGCCAGTGACACTTTTAAGGCATTGGTCACTGCGGCCAATACCGAAGGCTATGCTGAGGATTCTGCTGAATATGCAGCATTAGTGAGTTCGGTTTACCAGAGTTTCTTACCAACCTTTGCTTTCGCTGTGCAAACCGCGATTGATAGTAGTGACCCGATTAGTCAAGTCAGTATGTTGCAAGCGTCAGGACTGCCGGTGCACCTGATTGAAATTGTCGGTGATGGTGCTGGCAATAAACCAGATCAGGTGTTACCAAATAGTGTGAGTGGCTTCCCGTTGTCGGGCACCGAGCCATTGATTACAAATCTGGGCCTGAATTGCGTCGATACCAGTGCATCATCCGGAGCGGTGCGTTTTACGAAAGGACACCATAGCTCAATTGCCAATCCTTCAGAGGTAAGTGGCGTGACTGATGGTATGGCCGCCGCCGCAACAGCCGAGATGCAGGCTGAAGTGGCAACTTTTGCAGCAACGGCTGCTGCGGGTGCGCCAGCGATTGTTATCACTAATCCGCTAGTGATTCAGAGTTGCAGTAACTAA